In one window of Epinephelus fuscoguttatus linkage group LG20, E.fuscoguttatus.final_Chr_v1 DNA:
- the adprm gene encoding manganese-dependent ADP-ribose/CDP-alcohol diphosphatase — translation MDDCPQQTPLFTFGVIADIQYADLDDGYNYSRTKRRYYRSSLQLLRQAQDSWSESAVKPEFILQLGDIIDGFNKGPGASDRALDTVLREFSSSPVEVHHVWGNHEFYNFSRSALLRSKLNSTPHTDGSLSGARPGSDIYAYSFSPFPGFTFVVLDAYDVSLLGRDKSSGQYSEALTLIRQYNNNEDLNCPPVAESLLQRFTMFNGGFSKDQLDWLDSVLSSADNKQERVTIVSHLPVHPYSTEPVCLAWNFDELLAIIQSHSSVVCFMAGHDHDGGYYLDKTMGVHHLTLEGVIETPPNSNAFGTVSVYEDRMVLKGNGRIRDRVLLFPCQSDTGHRAT, via the exons ATGGACGACTGTCCCCAACAAACGCCGCTGTTTACCTTCGGTGTGATAGCTGACATTCAGTACGCAGACCTTGACGACGGATACAATTATTCCCGGACGAAGAGGCGGTACTACCGGAgcagcctccagctgctgaggcAAGCCCAGGATAGTTGGTCAGAGTCGGCTGTCAAACCCGAGTTTATCCTCCAGCTGGGAGACATTATCGACGGCTTCAACAAGGGCCCCGGCGCGTCAGACCGAGCGCTGGACACCGTGCTGAGAGAGTTCAGCTCCAGCCCCGTGGAGGTCCACCATGTGTGGGGGAACCACGAGTTTTATAACTTCAGCAGGAGCGCGCTGCTGCGTTCAAAGCTCAACAGCACACCGCACACTGACGGGAGCCTGAGTGGAGCCCGGCCCGGCAGTGACATCTATGCCTACAGCTTCAGCCCGTTCCCCGGCTTTACATTTGTGGTCCTGGATGCGTACGATGTGAGCCTGCTGGGCAGAGACAAGTCCAGCGGACAGTACAGCGAGGCTCTGACTTTGATAAGACAGTACAACAACAACGAGGATCTCAACTGTCCCCCAG TGGCTGAGAGCCTGTTGCAGAGGTTTACAATGTTCAACGGTGGTTTCAGTAAGGACCAGCTGGACTGGCTAGATTCTGTTCTGTCCTCAGCCGACAATAAACAGGAAAGAGTCACAATTGTCA GTCACCTCCCTGTCCACCCCTACTCCACAGAACCCGTCTGCCTCGCTTGGAACTTTGATGAGCTCTTGGCCATCATACAATCCCACAGCAGTGTGGTGTGTTTCATGGCTGGACATGACCACGACGGTGGATACTACCTAGATAAAACCATGGGAGTGCACCACCTGACGTTAGAAGGGGTGATCGAGACTCCACCCAACAGTAACGCCTTCGGCACGGTGTCTGTGTATGAGGACAGGATGGTGCTGAAAGGCAACGGGAGGATTCGAGATCGAGTGCTTCTGTTTCCATGCCAAAGTGACACAGGTCATAGGGCAACATGA
- the rsph1 gene encoding radial spoke head 1 homolog, producing MSDVGSDEFDDERSKLGEYEGDRNEAGERHGVGKAVLPNGDIYQGQYENGRRHGQGTYHFKNGARYVGDYYQNMKHGQGTFYYPDGSKYEGSWVEDLRQGHGVYTYPNGDTYDGEWLHHTRHGQGIYHYKETGSEYKGSWVNGKMESAGEYIHSNHRYKGNFVNNNPSGQGKYVFDTGCEQHGEYHQAEQDRAEGKWGELASTTVLRWIPKCITGLTPWTPAKDTSGGEKETASAEEGAEN from the exons ATGTCGGATGTAGGATCTGATGAGTTTGATGATGAACGCAGTAAACTCGGG GAATATGAAGGAGACAGAAATGAAGCAGGAGAGAGACACGGAGTCGGTAAAGCTGTTCTGCCCAACGGAGACATTTATCAAGGACAGTACGAGAACGGCAGAAGACACGGACAG GGGACATATCACTTCAAGAATGGGGCAAGATATGTGGGAGACTATTACCAGAACATGAAACATGGACAGGGCACCTTCTACTATCCAGATGGATCTAAATATGAAG ggTCGTGGGTTGAGGACCTGAGACAGGGTCATGGTGTCTACACTTACCCTAATGGTGACACCTATGATGGAGAGTGGCTGCATCATACGAG GCATGGCCAGGGCATTTACCACTACAAGGAAACTGGCTCAGAATACAAGGGCTCATGGGTGAATGGCAAGATGGAGTCAGCTGGAGAGTACATCCACTCTAACCACAGATACAAGGGTAATTTTGTCAACAATAAT CCGTCTGGCCAGGGGAAGTATGTGTTCGACACTGGCTGTGAGCAGCATGGTGAATACCACCAAGCAGAGCAG GACCGAGCTGAGGGCAAGTGGGGCGAGTTGGCCTCCACCACTGTCCTTAGGTGGATTCCCAAGTGTATCACTGGCCTGACACCATGGACTCCAGCCAAAGACACCTCAG GTGGGGAAAAGGAAACTGCTTCAGCAGAGGAGGGAGCAGAGAACTGA